The DNA region GGTAAATCATCCATATTTTCAGGCGCATTTGGATCTAATGAACTGGGGCCAGGTTTAGATAGTCCAGCTATTAAAGCTCTCATCTGGTTTTCACGTAGTATTTTAGGCTGTCTTATCCTGGAACCTAGAGTTTCTGCAATACTGTAATGTTTGATTAAATAATCTTTTCCGTCATATAGCAATGCCATTGGTAAGCTTTGGAAAGACTTATCTAAAGTGAACACTAGTGTTCCTGATGGGGGAAGATATTTTTTAATTGGTGCAATTAAGTTCTCATAAATGGCCTGAGAATGATAAGTAATAGCACTCTCACTAATGGCAATAAGTTTTTCGCCTTGTAGTACTTCTAAAAGCTGATTAATATGGGAGCTAATTAGCTTAGATGCAACAGAATGATGGTGGAGTGAACCATCTGCTGACTGGAGAATTACTTCTATAGTATCTCCTAAATCAATAATATTAATTATAGATGGAGCGCTTTTGAGATTTTGAAGTTCATTCAAAGCAACAAGGTCAAGCTTACCGCAGCGGAGAAAGTTTTCTAAGCGTGCTATTTGCAGTCCTTCATTTATTTGTATTACTCGTTTTAGATCCGGATTAGGAGATGCTAAGAGTAATCGAATATAATTGCGATATGTTGGTTCCATCTCCTCCTGAAAAGAAAACTGCAAATCTCCATTAGTTGATAAAAGGCTATCGCGAACTTGAGTCATATGTGCGATCGCTGCACTATAATTCTGAATCGCTAGGTCGGTTTTGCCCTGCTTTTGGTAAATCTGCCCTAACTGTTGTTGCCATTGATAAGCGATGTCCGAAGCCCGAATTGATTGGGCTAATCCTAAAGCTTTGTTAAAATATACCTGTTTTTGTTCTGTTTGAGTTTCTAATTTACCTAAAGTTCCAAAACTATAGGATAACCATCGTGTACTATTAATAGTTTGAGCCATTTGGAGAGCCAGCTTACTATATTGAACGGCTGCTGCTTTCAACTGTTCGTTTGGTATCTGGCTCAGGTTATTAGCAAAGTTCAGTCTAGTATAAATAGAGGATTCAGGTGGTAGCTCCAAAAAGGCAGAAGAGTTTTCTTCTATTTGAGCCACCAGTGTTGTAATCTGCTGATTAATTTGAGTATGCAGGCTTGCTTGATTTGGTTGATTACTTAGCCATTTCTGCCAATTTATTAATAAAGTTAAATGATTTAGTTGAGCTTTTAATTTAGCTGAAGAAGAGATATTGGGTATGCTTTCTACTAGTTGGTAATATTCTAATGATTTCTGCACCCTTTGTGGAATAATATCAGCAATACTCTGTCGAAAGCTTGGTTCTTCTACCCAGGAGTATTTATTTCGCAATTGGTCATAGCTTGCCTGTTCCAGATTACCCAGAGACAGATAAATATCATAAAGATTTTCTGATGGTGCTAGTTTAGCCAGCCTTAATGCTTCTTGCAAGACTGTTTCAGATTCATTTAAATTACCTAAAATTCGTAAGACATTTCCTAGATTTTGTAATCCACGCAAATTAACTGATGTTGCTTTTTGCTGAGCAATCACTGCCATCAGTTGCTCTTTGGTCATAGCTTTTTGTGATGCAGCGTTGCAAATATCTAGATTTGCGTCCAACTTTAAAGCCTGTAAAAGTTTAATACAAGCTTGTTCATGTAAACCTAAAGATTGTAAAGCAAGATTTTGATTAATTAGGCTTCTGGCAATTCCTTCTTGGTCATTTAGCTGGCGATAAATTTTTGTAGATTCTGACCAAGTTTCTAGGGCTTTGTTTGCCTGATCTACGGCTAATTGTTTGTAACCCAACGAAGTTAGAGACGCTGCTTGATTATGTTTTGACTGTTTGTCTACAGCTTGGGTAGGAGAAGATGATTGGATTACAATTAGAGACAGCCCTAGAATGCCTGAGAAGAGATATTTAAAACAGGGTTGAGATAAAATCATCATTATTTTTATTACTGTGGTGCTGAAAAACAAGAACTTGCGGATAACGAAGCAGCATCAGAGGTTGGAATTGCTTCGTTTGTCGTTAAAAATAAATTTCCTTGAGAATCTCGGCTTACACTATTGGCTTCTATAATTTCTATAGGCTGCTTACTTGTTGATGAATTCGGGGACTGCAAATTATTGACCGCTTCAACTGCATTTTGCTCAAGATTATTATCCGCTATCCCATTAGGGTTAGGTTGTAGGCTACGAAAATTATGAACTACAATGTTACTCACTCCTGTGCCTGCTTGGGCATGACAGGTTGAGGTGACTTGAGGATCTTCTGAAATTCCTTTTACTTTTAGTTGAATAGGGTAAAGGTGAGGATCAACAATGTTAAATTGAACAGTACCATTAATTCCGAACTGAGAACTTGCTGTAATAAAGCTATCAAAGGAAAGGAAGAGTCCTTTAGCATTAATTGTGATATTTCCACCACGACCCTCAAAGGCATCTGCGGCAATACCACTGTTCTTTAAAGCAGATATTATGTCTGCATTGAGAACAATATTTCCCCCATTCCCCTTATTATCTGCGGACGCGGTGATAGTACTTTCGTCATTCAAAAGCAAATCTCTTGTATTCACTTGAATCTCACCACCTTCACCGGAAGCAGTTGAGGCAGCAACAGAACTTTTCTTATCTAAAGAAACAGAAACAGCATTAATTGTGAGCTTACCACCAACAGTACTGGTTCCCTCATTTGTGATACTAGCTTGTCCACCATTTGTTATATTTAAGCGTTCAGCATTGATAATTACTTCTCCAGGGGAACCACTTGGGAGGGAAGGAGAACCAAATAGTTTTTGAGTTGCTATATCTGCTCTGATGGCAGAAGAGTTTACTGTCCCGCTTACTTTTATATTACGAGCATTAATATTAAGAGTTCCGGCATTACCAAATCCTCTAGTAGAAGTATTAAGCTTTGCGTGTTCTCCTACTACTAAGAGTGAAGTGTTAAGGTTTAAACTCCCAGCATTTCCCTGCAATACAGTCTCAGCAGATAAGTAACTAGGAATATAGTTTATGTATTCTTGACCTGAATTAATTAATTCAGCGGAGTTTAAAAGTTTTACATAATTGGACGCATTTATATTTACATTTCCTCCATCTCCTGATCCACGAGCTAGAGATGTTATTGCTCCTCCGTCTTGGGCTGAAAAATTTCTAGTTGATACTGTTATATCTCCTGCTTTTCCCGAACTTAAAGAAGTAGCATTTATGGCACTATTATTAGTATATTTACTAGATGAAAAACCAGTTAAATCAACTGATTTAGCAGCATCTATGTTGATATTGCCGCCAATACCATCACTATAGTTTCTAGTACCAATAATTCCTCCTTCTTGAAGAACTAAATTATTAGTAATAATTTTGATATCTCCTCCAGTACCAGAACCTATTGATTCAGTTTTTAAAAGGCTAAGAAATTTACCATTTGAAGAAACTCTGCTCACTTTAAGCGATTCGGAGGCATTAACTTTTATAGCTCCCCAATTTTGCGATCCAAAGTTCTGGATTAGAGCTATTGAACCTTCGTCAAAAGAAATCTGCTTTCCTTGTAGGACAATTAAGCCACCGATATTCCCACTGGCATCTATTAATGATTGTTTCAATAAATTAATGTTTTTAAAGTAAGGCGATCCTTCGTAGCTCAGAGTCCACCCTTGATTTACTGGGCTAAGGCTAACGAAACCAGAATAAACAGCACCTAACTCAATTATTCCTTGCTCTGCGGTTAAATTACCGCCCTCTAAGTTAATATCACCTCCCACCAAAGCTAGTGTTTTTCCTTGAGCTACACGTAATCCAGAAATACTAATGTTTCTCTTAATAGGAGAGTTAAGTCCGCTTGGAGCTATCAATCCATTAGCTATTCCCTGAACTTGGATACTTCCAGAATTATTGGTTATTTGTAAACCAATGGGTCTACTAATAGTCAAAACTGTTTCCGTTTTGCTGCCATTTGTTTTGAAATCAAAACCATCTGCAAATTTGATAGCATTAGCAGTACTTGCAAAAAATGAACCCCCGATGTTTAATTGGGCATTGGGGCCAAAGATAATTCCGTTAGGATTGATTAAGAAGACATTAGCGATACCGTTGGCTTTCAAAATGCCATTGATATTAGAAATTGAATTTCCTGTAATTCGAGTAAAGATATTTTGAATATTTATACTATTATTAAAGTAAGCTGTACTTCCTGAGACTATAGAAAATTGCTCAAAGCTATGGAACCAATTATTACCTTTTTGAGTACCGCCCTCAATGACATTAGTATTACCCTGGGGTGTGACTTGAGAATTAATAGGTAATGTTTTATCTGGTGATATTTGTGCTGTGACTGATAAACAAGTAAACAGCAGATAAGATAAAGCACTGCCTTGAATACTCCAGAATAATACTTGACTACGTTTAAATTTAGGATTTTTATTTAATCTTTTTTTTAAGCTTTTCATAAATTTTACTGAAAAATCCATAAAATTAACTCTATAATTTTTAGTTTTTGTAGAAAGTCCATTGTTTTTGATGTTATTGTACTACTTATCAACTTTTCACCTCATTTAGCTTTTGCTTTTAAAATAATATGAAGTAGAGATTTGAAGTATAAATATAATAATCTCTACTCCATATAAACCGATTATTTTAAAAGTGCTTTAACAAAAAAATAGTGAGGCCCATAGACCTCACGAGGCGGAAATTTAAGAGTAAAACGACCAAAGTTAGCTCCTTCATCTCCTGCTTGAACAACTAATGCATCCCAGCCGTAGATAGAAAAGAACTTTTCTGGTTCGTCACATTCGTATTTAAAGTATTGAGCTAGAGGTTCATTTCTTTGGGATACAAGATAAGAGTTCATGATATCAGCCAGAAACCAGCTACCCGAAATACTTAATTGAGTAATTACTCTAAGCAATTGATGTACTTCTGTTTCATTGAGATAATATAACAATCCTTCTGCCAGCCACACGGTAGGTATTTCTAATTTGTACCCTTTAGCTAAAAGTAAATCTGCCCACAATTCTGTTATATCTACTCCAAGAGAATAGCGACTGCATTCGCTAGGTGTATTCCCTAAAACAGAGTTTTTATATTCAAGTATTTCTCTACGATCCAATTCGTACAAATGGGTATTAGGTTTCCAGGGAAGTCGGAAAGCTCTGGTATCCATTCCGGCTCCTAAAATAACAACTTGTTGTATTTTCTCTGTGTGCAATATTAGGAAATCATCAAAAAAACGGGTACGTACAGCAATAATTGGTTTCCCTTCTTTATCATACTCTTTAACTTTAGGCTCTATTTCAGCAATAATTTCTTTTCCAGCAAGTACAGCTGCTAATGGATCTTTGAATAAACCATCGGCTCTTTGTGTTTCTAAAGCCCGAACAGCAGCCGCCATACGTGCAGATAAACTAACTAAATCTTGAGTTTCAGACATTTTTATTCAGAAATAAATTTTGTAGAGATCAGTTCAAACTTGCCATAATTAGTAAAAGTCTTGAGCTATCAAAGCCAAAACTTTTTTGTATTAATCTTCTGTATGTATCTGATACTTTTATTGCATAATGTGGAAGTTTTAATTAAAATACTAGAATTCATTATGTTTAATTAGTAGCTTTAGATAAATATACCATCAATATAATTTACTAATACTAAAAAATATTAATAAGTATAATTAATTTGTCCAGCGAGTAATTGGAGCAATTAAAATTT from Nostoc sp. UHCC 0302 includes:
- a CDS encoding CHAT domain-containing protein; this encodes MMILSQPCFKYLFSGILGLSLIVIQSSSPTQAVDKQSKHNQAASLTSLGYKQLAVDQANKALETWSESTKIYRQLNDQEGIARSLINQNLALQSLGLHEQACIKLLQALKLDANLDICNAASQKAMTKEQLMAVIAQQKATSVNLRGLQNLGNVLRILGNLNESETVLQEALRLAKLAPSENLYDIYLSLGNLEQASYDQLRNKYSWVEEPSFRQSIADIIPQRVQKSLEYYQLVESIPNISSSAKLKAQLNHLTLLINWQKWLSNQPNQASLHTQINQQITTLVAQIEENSSAFLELPPESSIYTRLNFANNLSQIPNEQLKAAAVQYSKLALQMAQTINSTRWLSYSFGTLGKLETQTEQKQVYFNKALGLAQSIRASDIAYQWQQQLGQIYQKQGKTDLAIQNYSAAIAHMTQVRDSLLSTNGDLQFSFQEEMEPTYRNYIRLLLASPNPDLKRVIQINEGLQIARLENFLRCGKLDLVALNELQNLKSAPSIINIIDLGDTIEVILQSADGSLHHHSVASKLISSHINQLLEVLQGEKLIAISESAITYHSQAIYENLIAPIKKYLPPSGTLVFTLDKSFQSLPMALLYDGKDYLIKHYSIAETLGSRIRQPKILRENQMRALIAGLSKPGPSSLDPNAPENMDDLPQSTQEAKNVEKQTKSSLALLDDNFTLKRFKEELTQKNFPIVHITTHGQFSSDPLKTVLVAYDQLINIKDFDSLIRGKTQNSQDAIELLVLSACETAKGNKQSVMGIAGIAAQAGARSTVATLWRVDANSTALLMKEFYKGLNNGLTKAEALRQAQLSLLSNPQYKKYYYWAPFLLVGSWL
- a CDS encoding filamentous hemagglutinin N-terminal domain-containing protein yields the protein MDFSVKFMKSLKKRLNKNPKFKRSQVLFWSIQGSALSYLLFTCLSVTAQISPDKTLPINSQVTPQGNTNVIEGGTQKGNNWFHSFEQFSIVSGSTAYFNNSINIQNIFTRITGNSISNINGILKANGIANVFLINPNGIIFGPNAQLNIGGSFFASTANAIKFADGFDFKTNGSKTETVLTISRPIGLQITNNSGSIQVQGIANGLIAPSGLNSPIKRNISISGLRVAQGKTLALVGGDINLEGGNLTAEQGIIELGAVYSGFVSLSPVNQGWTLSYEGSPYFKNINLLKQSLIDASGNIGGLIVLQGKQISFDEGSIALIQNFGSQNWGAIKVNASESLKVSRVSSNGKFLSLLKTESIGSGTGGDIKIITNNLVLQEGGIIGTRNYSDGIGGNINIDAAKSVDLTGFSSSKYTNNSAINATSLSSGKAGDITVSTRNFSAQDGGAITSLARGSGDGGNVNINASNYVKLLNSAELINSGQEYINYIPSYLSAETVLQGNAGSLNLNTSLLVVGEHAKLNTSTRGFGNAGTLNINARNIKVSGTVNSSAIRADIATQKLFGSPSLPSGSPGEVIINAERLNITNGGQASITNEGTSTVGGKLTINAVSVSLDKKSSVAASTASGEGGEIQVNTRDLLLNDESTITASADNKGNGGNIVLNADIISALKNSGIAADAFEGRGGNITINAKGLFLSFDSFITASSQFGINGTVQFNIVDPHLYPIQLKVKGISEDPQVTSTCHAQAGTGVSNIVVHNFRSLQPNPNGIADNNLEQNAVEAVNNLQSPNSSTSKQPIEIIEANSVSRDSQGNLFLTTNEAIPTSDAASLSASSCFSAPQ
- a CDS encoding SAM-dependent methyltransferase; its protein translation is MSETQDLVSLSARMAAAVRALETQRADGLFKDPLAAVLAGKEIIAEIEPKVKEYDKEGKPIIAVRTRFFDDFLILHTEKIQQVVILGAGMDTRAFRLPWKPNTHLYELDRREILEYKNSVLGNTPSECSRYSLGVDITELWADLLLAKGYKLEIPTVWLAEGLLYYLNETEVHQLLRVITQLSISGSWFLADIMNSYLVSQRNEPLAQYFKYECDEPEKFFSIYGWDALVVQAGDEGANFGRFTLKFPPREVYGPHYFFVKALLK